One Paenibacillus riograndensis SBR5 DNA segment encodes these proteins:
- a CDS encoding tetratricopeptide repeat protein: MTDSGPIRYRFSEAPIWELQRKYYEELGMQAWKNDQVPQYITSNPMIGTSYAEMIFGFLQDRAGMGHTTEPVIILELGAGAGRLAFHVLQKLCELVDYAGLPLPPFTYVMSDLPWKNITGWQQHPGLIPFVEQGILDFARFDAVADTELHLIESGRVITPGMLAQPLMVIANYFFDSIPQELLYVDEGKIYECEVSLQYPEQSDTMGPSEVLRDLIPEYHYRRAAGYEEKFYPYREVIAFYQEKLEDSHVLFPAAALECMERLSALSGSGFLLLTADKGDHRLENWEFAEPPKLIHHGSISLTANYHALVCYFEQKGALASFTEHHYKNLNVGCIFMLEEPLRHVQARLAYRRFIERFGPDDFFSLKLWIDQNYDTIGLQQILGFWRLGGYDAELFIQSAERISGLLEDASDEEILDLKLGIDRMWTGFYPMPQKYDLALDSGLLLFEMGLYEDSRRFLTQSLRETEDEPVVTVLYCLAICSYELEDLEAALEYTRQALVLEPEHEEALDLLAALSGD, translated from the coding sequence ATGACAGACAGCGGACCAATACGCTACCGCTTCAGCGAAGCCCCGATATGGGAGCTGCAGCGCAAATATTATGAAGAGCTGGGGATGCAGGCCTGGAAAAACGACCAGGTTCCGCAGTATATTACGAGCAATCCGATGATCGGGACCAGCTATGCAGAGATGATCTTTGGTTTTTTACAGGACCGGGCGGGGATGGGGCACACCACGGAGCCGGTCATTATTCTGGAGCTGGGTGCAGGTGCCGGACGCCTCGCGTTCCATGTGCTGCAGAAGCTGTGTGAATTAGTGGATTATGCGGGGCTGCCGCTGCCTCCGTTTACCTATGTCATGAGCGATCTTCCGTGGAAAAATATCACCGGCTGGCAGCAGCATCCCGGCCTGATCCCTTTTGTAGAGCAGGGCATCCTCGATTTCGCGCGTTTCGACGCTGTTGCGGATACCGAGCTGCATCTTATAGAAAGTGGAAGGGTGATTACACCGGGGATGCTGGCACAGCCGCTGATGGTGATCGCCAACTACTTTTTTGACAGTATCCCGCAGGAGCTGCTCTATGTGGATGAAGGCAAAATATATGAGTGCGAGGTATCGCTGCAATACCCGGAGCAGTCAGACACGATGGGGCCCTCCGAGGTGCTGAGGGATCTGATTCCCGAGTATCACTACCGCCGGGCAGCAGGCTATGAAGAGAAGTTCTACCCGTACCGCGAGGTGATCGCGTTCTATCAGGAGAAGCTGGAGGATTCGCATGTGCTTTTCCCGGCGGCGGCGCTGGAATGTATGGAGCGGCTGAGTGCGCTGTCCGGGTCTGGCTTCCTGCTGCTGACCGCCGACAAGGGCGACCACCGGCTGGAGAACTGGGAGTTTGCTGAGCCGCCGAAGCTGATCCATCATGGCAGCATCTCACTTACAGCCAACTATCATGCGCTGGTGTGCTATTTTGAACAAAAAGGCGCATTGGCTTCATTTACCGAACATCATTACAAGAACCTGAACGTCGGCTGCATCTTTATGCTGGAGGAGCCGCTGCGCCATGTCCAGGCCCGTCTGGCCTACCGCAGGTTCATTGAACGTTTCGGGCCGGATGACTTCTTCAGTCTGAAGCTCTGGATCGACCAGAACTACGATACTATCGGGCTGCAGCAGATTCTGGGCTTCTGGCGGCTGGGCGGCTATGATGCCGAGCTGTTCATCCAGAGTGCCGAGCGGATTTCCGGCCTGCTGGAAGATGCCAGCGATGAGGAGATTCTCGATTTGAAGCTGGGGATCGACCGGATGTGGACAGGCTTTTATCCGATGCCGCAAAAATATGATCTCGCCCTGGACAGCGGGCTGCTGCTGTTCGAGATGGGACTGTACGAAGACTCGCGGCGTTTTCTGACGCAATCGCTGCGGGAGACGGAGGATGAGCCGGTCGTCACAGTGCTCTATTGCCTGGCCATCTGCAGCTATGAGCTTGAGGATCTGGAGGCTGCGCTGGAGTATACCCGCCAGGCGCTGGTGCTGGAGCCGGAGCATGAGGAGGCACTGGATCTTCTGGCGGCGCTCAGCGGGGACTGA
- a CDS encoding Nramp family divalent metal transporter, producing MIHRQKNKLTAQAVLNGDVKGLKRLLPFLGPAFIASVAYLDPGNFATNITAGSKYGYLLLWVIFASNLMAVLIQSLSAKLGIATGKNLPEVARERFPKGVSIFLWIQSELVIIATDLAEFIGAALGLYLLFGIPMLPAALITAVGSFAILELQRRGYRTLEAGIAGMVLIVVLAFTFQVIMAKPDAGAVAAGIFTPQFQGVDSILLAAGILGATVMPHAIYLHSSLTQSRVVGIDDKEKKQIFKLEFIDILIAMLIAGAVNMAMVVVAAALFFKNGLVVEDLDIAFEQFRHLAGPVTAVSFGLGLLIAGLSSSSVGTMAGDVVMQGFINKRINLYLRRAITIIPPLAIIAFGINATSALVMSQVVLSFGIAFALIPLVIFTSDRKIMNGLVNHRITTVLGWIISALVVSLNLFLIVEMFV from the coding sequence ATGATACACAGACAAAAAAACAAACTCACCGCGCAGGCAGTGCTGAACGGGGATGTCAAAGGATTGAAGAGGCTCCTTCCTTTCCTGGGCCCGGCTTTTATCGCTTCTGTAGCCTATCTGGACCCCGGGAATTTCGCCACCAATATTACAGCAGGCTCTAAATATGGTTACCTCCTGCTGTGGGTTATATTCGCGTCGAATCTGATGGCTGTTCTGATTCAATCGCTGTCCGCCAAGCTTGGCATAGCTACCGGCAAGAATCTGCCCGAGGTAGCACGGGAGAGATTCCCGAAGGGCGTATCCATCTTTTTGTGGATTCAGAGTGAACTGGTGATTATCGCTACCGATCTGGCGGAGTTTATCGGGGCAGCGCTCGGACTATATCTGTTGTTCGGCATTCCGATGCTGCCAGCCGCATTGATAACCGCTGTTGGTTCATTCGCCATTCTGGAGCTGCAGCGGCGCGGGTACCGCACACTTGAGGCCGGAATCGCCGGTATGGTGCTGATTGTCGTACTGGCCTTTACGTTCCAGGTCATCATGGCCAAGCCGGATGCCGGGGCAGTCGCCGCCGGGATCTTCACCCCGCAGTTCCAGGGCGTTGACAGCATTCTGCTGGCTGCGGGCATCCTGGGTGCGACGGTAATGCCGCATGCGATCTATCTGCATTCTTCGCTGACACAGAGCCGCGTAGTCGGAATCGATGACAAGGAGAAAAAACAGATTTTCAAGCTGGAGTTCATCGACATTCTGATTGCCATGCTGATTGCCGGTGCGGTCAATATGGCGATGGTGGTTGTGGCCGCCGCGTTGTTTTTCAAGAACGGCTTAGTGGTCGAGGATTTGGATATCGCTTTTGAGCAGTTCCGCCATTTGGCAGGACCGGTTACTGCGGTTTCCTTCGGACTGGGTCTCTTGATTGCCGGACTCTCCAGTTCGTCAGTGGGGACGATGGCAGGGGATGTGGTCATGCAGGGCTTCATTAATAAAAGAATCAATCTCTACCTGCGGCGGGCGATTACGATTATTCCTCCGCTGGCCATCATCGCCTTCGGCATCAATGCTACAAGCGCCCTGGTCATGAGCCAGGTGGTGCTCTCGTTCGGGATTGCCTTTGCCTTGATTCCGCTGGTGATCTTCACCAGTGACCGCAAAATCATGAACGGGCTGGTGAACCACCGGATTACTACGGTTCTGGGCTGGATCATCTCCGCACTCGTTGTATCGCTGAATCTGTTCCTGATTGTAGAGATGTTTGTCTAA
- a CDS encoding glutamine--tRNA ligase/YqeY domain fusion protein: MGNDNAMETAAAENYMDKLIKEDIESGIYSREICTRFPPEPNGYLHIGSAFAIHTNYGLAHKYGGTFHLRFDDTNPLKEDMEYVKAIIQDIEWLGCSPGEHIYYGSDYSEQIYNSALNLIRKGKAYVCDLSPEEVTAYRGTLTEPGKNSPYRERSVEENLRLFSGMREGAYPTGSRVLRAKIDMSSPNINLRDPVIYRIIHAEHYRTGNAWCIYPMYDFAHPIQDAIEGITHSLCSLEFKDHRPLYEWVLEELGIEEAPRQREFGRVNLTGVVTGKRYLRALVAGNYVDGWDDPRLPTLRGLRRRGFTPESIRSFVREIGMVRNQTMVDFSMLEHCLRQDLKASVPSIMAVLDPLKVVITNYEAGETEWLPLANNSENAELGVREVPFSGTVYIERDDFMEEPAPGFRRLVPGGEVRLKGAYIIKCNEVIKDAGTGAVRELRCTYDPLTKSGGANSGRKVKGTLHWVSASHGIPAEVYLYEKLLEDNEGPKAEGETWEEYINPDSIRLMLSCLLEPFAAGAKPEDKFQFMRQGYFCVDNKLSREDRLVFNRIVPLKDTWKSGK; this comes from the coding sequence ATGGGCAACGACAATGCAATGGAAACCGCAGCAGCGGAAAACTACATGGATAAGCTGATCAAGGAGGATATAGAGTCCGGTATCTACAGCAGGGAGATCTGCACAAGGTTCCCGCCGGAGCCGAACGGATATCTGCATATCGGCAGTGCGTTTGCGATTCACACCAACTATGGGCTTGCGCACAAATACGGCGGCACCTTTCATCTGCGCTTCGACGATACGAATCCGCTCAAAGAGGACATGGAATATGTAAAAGCGATCATTCAGGATATTGAATGGCTGGGCTGCAGCCCCGGAGAACATATTTATTACGGCTCGGACTATTCGGAGCAAATCTACAATAGCGCGCTGAACTTAATCCGCAAAGGCAAAGCCTATGTCTGCGATTTGTCGCCGGAAGAGGTGACCGCCTACAGAGGCACACTGACGGAACCGGGAAAAAACAGTCCTTACCGGGAACGGTCCGTGGAGGAGAACCTCCGCTTATTCAGCGGGATGAGGGAAGGGGCTTATCCCACCGGTTCCCGGGTGCTGCGGGCCAAAATCGATATGTCTTCACCGAACATCAACCTGCGTGATCCTGTGATCTATAGAATTATCCATGCGGAGCATTACCGTACAGGGAATGCATGGTGCATTTACCCGATGTATGATTTTGCCCACCCGATCCAGGACGCCATTGAAGGGATTACCCATTCCTTATGCTCGCTTGAGTTCAAGGACCACCGCCCCCTCTATGAGTGGGTGCTGGAGGAACTGGGCATTGAAGAAGCCCCTAGGCAAAGGGAATTCGGGCGGGTCAATCTGACAGGGGTGGTTACCGGCAAACGGTATCTCAGAGCACTCGTTGCGGGGAACTACGTGGACGGCTGGGATGATCCCCGGCTTCCCACACTGCGCGGTCTGCGGAGACGGGGATTTACCCCGGAGAGCATCCGCAGCTTTGTCAGAGAGATCGGCATGGTCCGAAACCAGACGATGGTGGACTTCTCGATGCTGGAGCATTGCCTGAGACAGGACCTCAAAGCCAGTGTGCCAAGTATAATGGCCGTGCTTGATCCGCTAAAGGTCGTAATTACCAATTACGAGGCGGGGGAAACAGAGTGGCTGCCCCTGGCCAATAATAGCGAAAATGCGGAGCTGGGTGTGAGAGAGGTGCCGTTCTCAGGCACTGTCTACATTGAGCGGGATGATTTCATGGAGGAACCGGCGCCGGGTTTCCGCAGGCTGGTTCCGGGCGGTGAGGTCCGGCTGAAGGGGGCTTATATCATCAAATGCAACGAAGTCATCAAGGATGCCGGAACCGGTGCGGTCCGCGAGCTGCGCTGCACCTATGATCCCCTGACCAAAAGCGGCGGGGCAAATAGTGGACGCAAGGTCAAAGGCACCCTGCACTGGGTCTCGGCCAGTCATGGCATACCGGCAGAGGTATACCTGTATGAGAAGCTGCTGGAAGACAATGAAGGCCCCAAGGCGGAAGGCGAAACCTGGGAGGAGTACATCAATCCGGATTCCATAAGGCTGATGCTGAGCTGCCTGCTGGAGCCTTTTGCGGCTGGCGCCAAGCCTGAGGATAAATTTCAATTTATGCGCCAGGGATACTTTTGCGTCGACAACAAGCTGAGCCGGGAAGACCGGCTGGTTTTCAACCGGATTGTTCCGCTGAAGGATACGTGGAAGAGCGGGAAATAA